One window of Robiginitalea biformata HTCC2501 genomic DNA carries:
- the guaB gene encoding IMP dehydrogenase, whose product MEAHHSKILGEGLTYDDVLLVPAFSEVLPREVDITSQFTRNIRINVPIVSAAMDTVTESRMAIAMAREGGMGVLHKNMTIEQQALKVRRVKRAESGMILDPVTLPQDAFVRDAKASMKEHSIGGIPIVNGGGELIGIVTNRDLRFEKNNDRPISEVMTSENLVTTREGTSLAEAEDILQENKIEKLPVVDDDNRLIGLITFRDITKLTQKPIANKDHYGRLRVAAALGVTPDAVDRARALVGAGVDAVVIDTAHGHTKGVVGVLKEVKKAFPDLEVIVGNIATGEAARYLVDAGADAVKVGIGPGSICTTRVVAGVGFPQFSAVLEVAAAIKGSGVPVIADGGIRYTGDIPKALAAGADTVMLGSLLAGTKESPGETIIYEGRKFKSYRGMGSVEAMKEGSKDRYFQDVEDDIKKLVPEGIVGRVPYKGDLYESIHQFIGGLRAGMGYCGAKDIATLKETARFVKITSSGIHESHPHDVTITKESPNYSR is encoded by the coding sequence ATGGAAGCCCACCACTCTAAAATCCTCGGGGAAGGCCTGACATACGACGACGTACTGCTCGTGCCTGCCTTTTCGGAGGTCCTGCCCCGGGAAGTCGACATCACCTCCCAGTTTACACGCAACATCCGTATCAACGTCCCGATCGTTTCCGCTGCCATGGATACGGTTACCGAGTCGCGGATGGCCATTGCCATGGCCCGGGAAGGGGGCATGGGCGTACTCCATAAAAACATGACCATCGAACAGCAGGCGCTGAAAGTCCGCCGGGTTAAGCGGGCGGAAAGCGGGATGATCCTGGACCCGGTAACCCTGCCGCAGGATGCCTTTGTCCGGGACGCCAAGGCGAGCATGAAGGAACACAGCATCGGCGGTATCCCGATCGTCAACGGGGGCGGCGAGCTGATCGGGATTGTGACGAACCGGGATTTGCGATTTGAAAAGAACAACGACCGGCCGATATCCGAGGTGATGACTTCGGAGAACCTGGTTACCACGCGGGAAGGGACTTCCCTGGCGGAGGCCGAGGACATCCTGCAGGAAAACAAGATTGAAAAATTGCCGGTGGTGGACGACGACAACCGGCTGATCGGGCTGATCACCTTCCGGGATATTACCAAACTCACCCAGAAGCCCATTGCCAACAAAGACCATTACGGCCGTCTGCGGGTTGCCGCAGCCCTGGGCGTTACCCCCGATGCGGTCGACAGGGCCCGTGCCCTGGTGGGCGCCGGGGTAGACGCCGTGGTGATCGACACGGCACACGGGCATACCAAAGGGGTGGTCGGGGTCCTGAAGGAGGTCAAGAAAGCCTTCCCGGACCTGGAGGTCATTGTCGGGAACATCGCCACCGGGGAAGCCGCCAGGTACCTGGTAGACGCCGGGGCGGACGCCGTAAAAGTCGGGATCGGGCCCGGATCCATTTGTACCACCCGGGTAGTGGCCGGCGTAGGGTTTCCGCAATTCTCAGCCGTTCTCGAAGTGGCGGCGGCCATCAAGGGGAGCGGGGTGCCCGTTATCGCCGACGGGGGCATCCGTTATACCGGAGATATCCCCAAGGCGCTGGCCGCAGGTGCGGATACCGTGATGCTCGGGTCGCTCCTGGCGGGGACCAAGGAATCCCCAGGGGAAACCATTATCTACGAAGGGCGGAAATTCAAGTCCTATCGGGGCATGGGCTCCGTAGAGGCCATGAAGGAAGGCAGCAAGGACCGCTATTTCCAGGATGTGGAAGACGATATCAAGAAACTGGTGCCGGAAGGGATCGTCGGGCGGGTTCCCTATAAGGGCGACCTGTACGAAAGCATCCATCAATTTATCGGCGGCCTGCGAGCGGGAATGGGCTATTGCGGGGCCAAAGACATTGCCACGCTCAAGGAGACGGCCCGCTTTGTCAAGATTACCTCCAGCGGCATCCACGAGAGCCACCCGCACGATGTTACCATCACCAAGGAGTCGCCCAATTACAGCCGCTAG
- the sucC gene encoding ADP-forming succinate--CoA ligase subunit beta has protein sequence MNLHEYQGKEILASFGVRIQRGIVAHNKKEAVDAAKQLTQETGTSWHVIKAQVHAGGRGKGGGVKLAKNLKEVESIAEEIIGMNLVTPQTSAEGKKVHQVLVAEDVYYPGDSDTEEYYMSVLLNRAESRVMIMYSPEGGMDIEEVADKTPHLIFTEEIDPATGLLPFQARKIAFNLGLSGTAFKEMTRFVSSLYKAYEQSDASLFEINPVLKTSDDKILAVDAKVSLDDNALFRRKQYAEMRDLREENPIEVEARAVGLNYVDLDGNVGCMVNGAGLAMATMDLIKMAGGEPANFLDVGGTADAKRVEEAFRIILKDANVKAILINIFGGIVRCDRVAQGVVDAYKNMGDAIKVPIIVRLQGTNAELAKEILDNSGLAVHSAVQFQEAADKVKEVLA, from the coding sequence ATGAATTTACACGAATACCAAGGAAAAGAGATTCTGGCGAGTTTCGGCGTCCGCATCCAGCGCGGCATCGTGGCCCATAACAAGAAGGAAGCCGTGGATGCTGCCAAGCAGCTCACACAGGAAACCGGCACGAGCTGGCATGTCATCAAGGCTCAGGTCCACGCCGGGGGCCGTGGCAAGGGCGGCGGGGTGAAACTGGCCAAAAACCTGAAAGAGGTGGAATCCATCGCCGAGGAGATCATCGGGATGAATTTGGTAACCCCCCAGACATCTGCCGAAGGTAAAAAAGTGCACCAGGTACTGGTTGCGGAAGACGTCTACTACCCGGGAGACAGCGACACGGAGGAATACTACATGTCCGTACTACTCAACCGGGCGGAATCGCGTGTGATGATCATGTATTCCCCCGAAGGCGGGATGGATATCGAGGAGGTAGCCGATAAGACCCCCCACCTGATCTTCACCGAAGAGATAGACCCGGCTACCGGCCTGCTGCCGTTCCAGGCCCGCAAAATCGCATTTAACCTGGGGCTTTCGGGTACGGCTTTCAAGGAAATGACACGATTTGTAAGCTCCCTCTACAAGGCGTATGAGCAAAGCGATGCGAGCTTGTTTGAAATCAACCCGGTACTGAAGACCTCGGATGATAAAATCCTGGCTGTGGATGCCAAGGTGTCCCTGGACGACAATGCGCTCTTCCGCCGCAAGCAGTATGCGGAAATGCGGGACCTGAGGGAAGAGAACCCCATCGAGGTGGAGGCGCGTGCCGTGGGCCTGAATTACGTGGACCTGGACGGGAATGTCGGTTGCATGGTGAACGGGGCCGGATTGGCCATGGCAACCATGGACCTGATCAAGATGGCCGGTGGCGAACCTGCTAATTTTCTGGACGTCGGAGGGACGGCCGATGCAAAACGCGTGGAGGAAGCCTTCCGGATCATCCTCAAGGACGCCAACGTCAAAGCCATCCTTATCAACATTTTCGGAGGGATCGTCCGCTGCGACCGGGTGGCCCAGGGTGTCGTGGATGCCTATAAGAATATGGGAGACGCCATAAAGGTGCCGATCATCGTGCGCCTGCAGGGCACCAACGCCGAACTCGCCAAGGAGATCCTGGATAATTCCGGGTTGGCGGTACACTCCGCAGTTCAGTTCCAGGAAGCCGCGGACAAGGTGAAGGAAGTGCTTGCCTGA
- a CDS encoding thioredoxin family protein, translating to MRKLLPLVVWAILMSPVAVAAQQVNWISWDQAVATVQGGSNDKKIFIDVYTDWCGWCKRMDKDTFQNPEVAAYMNENFLMVKLDGEQKEPIEYNGKTYKFVPSGRKGYHELAAALLQGRLSYPTVVFLDEELNMLSPVPGYQKPDAFLQIARYFGDNIYKEKDWQTYSGTR from the coding sequence ATGAGAAAATTACTACCCCTCGTTGTATGGGCGATTTTGATGAGCCCGGTGGCAGTGGCCGCCCAGCAGGTCAATTGGATCAGCTGGGACCAGGCAGTGGCAACCGTTCAGGGCGGGTCCAACGACAAAAAAATATTCATCGACGTCTACACGGACTGGTGCGGTTGGTGCAAGCGTATGGACAAGGATACCTTCCAGAACCCCGAGGTGGCCGCCTATATGAACGAGAATTTCCTGATGGTGAAACTCGACGGCGAGCAGAAAGAACCGATCGAATACAATGGGAAAACCTATAAGTTCGTCCCCTCCGGCAGGAAAGGCTACCACGAATTGGCGGCCGCCCTGCTCCAGGGCCGTCTCAGCTACCCCACCGTGGTATTCCTGGACGAAGAACTCAATATGCTGTCGCCCGTACCCGGTTATCAAAAACCGGATGCCTTCCTGCAGATAGCCAGGTATTTCGGGGATAATATTTACAAGGAAAAAGACTGGCAAACCTACAGCGGTACGCGATAG
- a CDS encoding Hsp20/alpha crystallin family protein translates to MTLVRKHTGLFPSFWNDVMMPDWFGGVDRYNQNLPAVNIREGETDFTLELAIPGQKKEDFNIEVDDNVLTISMEHKEEKQEDEKGYTRREFWYSNFKRAFTLPESVNEEAIEANYEDGILRFTLPKKEEALPKPKRLIEIGK, encoded by the coding sequence ATGACACTAGTACGTAAACACACCGGATTGTTTCCAAGCTTCTGGAACGACGTGATGATGCCCGACTGGTTCGGCGGGGTAGATCGCTACAACCAAAACCTGCCTGCGGTGAATATCCGCGAGGGGGAGACCGACTTTACCCTGGAGCTGGCCATCCCGGGTCAGAAGAAAGAAGACTTCAACATTGAGGTCGACGACAACGTGCTGACCATTTCCATGGAGCACAAAGAGGAGAAACAGGAAGACGAAAAGGGATATACCCGCAGGGAATTCTGGTATTCGAATTTCAAACGGGCCTTTACCCTGCCGGAATCCGTAAACGAGGAGGCCATCGAAGCCAACTACGAAGACGGTATCCTGCGTTTTACACTCCCTAAGAAAGAAGAAGCCTTGCCGAAGCCAAAGCGGCTTATTGAAATTGGCAAGTAA
- a CDS encoding LON peptidase substrate-binding domain-containing protein, with protein sequence MVLPLFPLQSVFFPGESVPLHIFEERYKQLIRDCRQEAQTFGIPVYIENTIAYGTEVQLKDIVNTYADGSMDVVCVARQVFRVVRFQPVLEGKSYPGGEIRFLDAVNDAVPVQTEAVYQACRELYELMDLPFGPVKRELFNSYTLAHKMGLSFEQEYSLLQIPGEAARLDFLLDHLRETIRVLQQLNETRERIEMNGHFRNFDPLDFKDIEPE encoded by the coding sequence ATGGTCTTACCGCTGTTTCCCTTACAATCCGTTTTCTTTCCCGGGGAGTCCGTCCCTCTCCATATTTTTGAGGAGCGCTACAAGCAGCTTATCAGAGACTGCCGGCAGGAGGCCCAGACCTTCGGGATACCCGTTTACATCGAGAATACGATTGCCTATGGTACGGAGGTCCAGCTCAAGGACATCGTGAATACCTATGCAGACGGTTCGATGGACGTCGTCTGTGTGGCGCGGCAGGTGTTCCGGGTGGTGCGCTTCCAGCCGGTGCTGGAGGGTAAAAGCTACCCGGGGGGCGAAATCCGGTTCCTGGACGCGGTGAATGACGCCGTGCCCGTTCAGACCGAAGCGGTATACCAGGCGTGCCGGGAACTCTATGAATTGATGGACCTGCCCTTTGGCCCGGTAAAGCGGGAACTGTTCAACAGCTATACCCTGGCCCATAAAATGGGTTTGTCCTTTGAACAGGAATACAGCCTGTTGCAGATTCCCGGCGAGGCCGCGCGCCTGGATTTTTTGCTGGACCACCTCAGGGAGACCATCCGGGTGCTCCAGCAGTTGAATGAAACGCGGGAACGCATCGAAATGAACGGGCATTTCCGCAATTTTGACCCGCTCGACTTCAAGGATATTGAGCCGGAGTGA
- the lysA gene encoding diaminopimelate decarboxylase, protein MKGKDLLGIAKDFGAPVYVYDAGKIQSQFKRLTHAFRVVPKLKLNYAAKALSNLSILRLLNNLGSGLDTVSIQEVQLGLLAGYRPEDIIYTPNGVSLEEIEEAASLGVQINIDNLSILEQFGSKHPDIPVCIRINPHVMAGGNSKISVGHIDSKFGISIHQIPHLLRIVELTKMKINGIHMHTGSDILDIDVFLYASEILFDTAMHFKDLEFIDFGSGFKVPYKEGDIETNVEELGEKLGGRFREFCDAYGRELTLAFEPGKFLVSEAGYFLARVNVVKQTTSTVFAGVDSGFNHLIRPMLYGANHHIENLSNPGGKERYYSVVGYICETDTFASNRRIREISEGDILCFRNAGAYCFTMASNYNSRFRPAEVLWMDGKAHLIRKRENFEDLIRNQVDVPALAERPRQTADPNEAHSRVK, encoded by the coding sequence ATGAAAGGGAAGGATCTACTGGGGATTGCAAAGGATTTTGGTGCACCTGTGTACGTTTACGACGCAGGGAAGATCCAGTCGCAGTTTAAACGGCTTACCCATGCATTCCGGGTAGTTCCCAAGCTCAAGCTGAACTACGCCGCCAAGGCTTTGTCCAACCTGTCCATCCTCCGGTTGCTGAACAACCTGGGGAGCGGCCTGGATACCGTCTCCATCCAGGAGGTGCAACTGGGGCTCCTGGCCGGTTACCGACCGGAAGACATCATTTACACCCCCAACGGGGTGTCCCTGGAGGAAATCGAGGAAGCCGCCAGCCTGGGGGTGCAGATCAACATCGACAACCTTTCCATCCTGGAGCAATTTGGCAGTAAACACCCGGACATCCCGGTGTGTATCCGGATTAACCCGCACGTGATGGCCGGGGGCAATTCCAAGATATCGGTGGGCCACATCGATTCAAAATTCGGCATCAGCATCCACCAGATCCCACACCTGCTTCGTATAGTGGAGCTCACCAAAATGAAGATCAACGGGATCCATATGCATACGGGAAGCGATATCCTGGATATCGACGTCTTCCTGTACGCCTCCGAAATCCTGTTCGATACTGCCATGCATTTTAAGGACCTGGAATTCATCGATTTCGGCAGCGGTTTCAAAGTCCCCTACAAAGAAGGAGATATCGAGACAAATGTGGAGGAATTGGGCGAAAAGCTCGGGGGTCGCTTCCGGGAGTTCTGCGACGCCTACGGGCGGGAACTCACCCTGGCTTTCGAACCCGGCAAATTCCTCGTGAGCGAGGCCGGGTATTTCCTGGCCAGGGTAAACGTGGTCAAACAGACTACATCGACTGTATTTGCGGGGGTAGACTCCGGTTTCAACCACCTGATACGACCCATGCTCTACGGGGCCAACCACCATATCGAAAACCTCTCCAATCCCGGGGGCAAGGAGCGCTATTATTCCGTGGTGGGCTACATTTGCGAAACGGACACCTTTGCAAGCAACCGCAGGATCCGCGAGATATCCGAAGGGGATATCCTCTGTTTCCGGAATGCCGGTGCCTATTGCTTCACCATGGCCAGCAACTACAATTCCCGCTTCCGGCCTGCAGAAGTGCTGTGGATGGACGGCAAGGCACACCTGATCCGCAAAAGGGAGAATTTTGAAGACCTGATCCGCAACCAGGTGGATGTCCCGGCGCTGGCCGAGCGGCCCAGGCAGACGGCAGACCCCAACGAGGCGCATAGCAGGGTGAAATAA
- the uvrB gene encoding excinuclease ABC subunit UvrB — MKFKVVSEFQPTGDQPAAIAQLSGGIREGDRYQTLLGVTGSGKTFTVANVVEQVQRPTLVLAHNKTLAAQLYSEFKMFFPENAVEYFVSYYDYYQPEAYIPTSGLYIEKDLSINEDIEKLRLSTTSSLLSGRRDVLVVASVSCLYGIGNPIEFQKNVIHLERDQVLARTRLMHQLVQSLYSRTTADFRNGNFRVRGDVLDVFPGYADHAFRIHFFGDEIEAIEAFDPYNNKVIEEYETLNIYPANMFVTSPDVLQEAIHKIQDDLTAQVAYFKEIGKPLEAKRLEERTNFDLEMIRELGYCSGIENYSRYLDGREPGTRPFCLLDYFPDDYLMVVDESHVTIPQVHAMYGGDRSRKENLVNYGFRLPAAMDNRPLKFEEFEALQNQVIYVSATPADYEMQQSGGVYVEQVIRPTGLLDPVIEVRPSENQIDDLVEEIQLRVQRDERTLVTTLTKRMAEELTKYLTRIDVRCRYIHSDVDTLERVEIMQDLRKGIFDVLVGVNLLREGLDLPEVSLVAIIDADKEGFLRSNRSLTQTVGRAARHLQGKAIMYADTVTDSMQKTIDETNYRRQKQLDYNKEHGITPRALKKNLDSVLARNSVSTFHFEKKERDAREPDPAYLTKEQKEELIRKKRKDMERAAKDLDFMQAAKLRDEIKVLQEKA; from the coding sequence ATGAAATTCAAGGTAGTTTCGGAATTCCAGCCGACAGGGGACCAGCCGGCCGCCATCGCCCAGCTCAGCGGGGGGATTCGCGAGGGGGATCGATACCAGACCCTGCTGGGGGTTACCGGGTCCGGCAAAACATTTACCGTTGCCAACGTCGTGGAACAGGTACAACGACCTACCCTTGTGCTGGCGCATAACAAGACCCTCGCGGCCCAGTTGTATTCCGAGTTCAAGATGTTTTTCCCGGAAAATGCCGTGGAGTATTTTGTGTCCTACTACGACTATTACCAACCCGAGGCCTACATCCCCACAAGCGGCCTGTACATCGAGAAGGACCTATCCATCAACGAGGATATCGAGAAACTCCGGCTGAGTACCACCTCCTCCCTCCTCTCCGGGCGGCGGGACGTGCTGGTGGTTGCCTCGGTTTCCTGCCTGTACGGTATCGGGAACCCGATTGAGTTCCAGAAGAACGTAATCCATCTTGAACGGGACCAGGTACTGGCCCGCACCCGGTTGATGCACCAGCTGGTCCAGAGCCTGTATTCCCGGACGACAGCGGATTTCCGCAATGGGAACTTCCGGGTTCGGGGCGATGTCCTGGATGTCTTCCCCGGCTATGCGGACCACGCTTTCCGCATCCATTTCTTCGGGGATGAAATCGAGGCCATCGAAGCCTTTGATCCTTATAATAACAAGGTGATCGAAGAATATGAAACCCTGAATATCTACCCGGCCAATATGTTTGTGACTTCCCCGGATGTCCTCCAGGAAGCCATCCACAAAATCCAGGACGACCTGACTGCCCAGGTTGCCTATTTTAAGGAAATCGGCAAGCCCCTGGAGGCAAAACGCCTGGAGGAACGGACAAACTTTGACCTGGAGATGATCCGGGAGTTGGGGTACTGCTCGGGTATTGAAAATTATTCCCGCTACCTGGACGGGCGCGAGCCAGGTACCCGGCCGTTCTGCCTGCTGGATTACTTCCCGGACGACTACCTGATGGTGGTGGACGAAAGCCATGTGACCATCCCCCAGGTACACGCCATGTACGGAGGCGACCGGTCGCGGAAGGAGAACCTGGTGAACTACGGGTTCCGCCTGCCTGCCGCCATGGACAACCGTCCGCTGAAATTCGAGGAATTTGAAGCGCTTCAAAATCAGGTAATCTACGTCAGCGCCACACCGGCCGACTACGAGATGCAGCAGAGCGGCGGGGTGTATGTGGAACAGGTTATCCGCCCTACCGGCTTGCTCGACCCGGTTATTGAGGTTCGGCCAAGCGAAAACCAGATCGACGACCTGGTGGAGGAAATCCAATTGCGGGTACAGCGGGACGAGCGCACCCTGGTCACCACGCTCACCAAACGGATGGCCGAGGAACTGACCAAATACCTGACCCGTATTGACGTTCGCTGCCGGTACATCCACAGCGACGTGGATACCCTGGAGCGGGTGGAAATCATGCAGGACCTCCGCAAGGGGATTTTCGATGTGCTGGTGGGGGTCAATTTACTGCGGGAGGGGCTCGACCTGCCCGAGGTATCCCTGGTGGCCATCATCGATGCGGACAAAGAAGGGTTCCTCAGGAGCAACCGTTCGCTGACCCAGACGGTGGGCCGGGCAGCCCGCCACCTGCAGGGCAAGGCCATTATGTATGCGGATACCGTGACGGACAGCATGCAAAAGACCATAGACGAAACGAATTACCGCCGGCAGAAACAACTCGATTACAACAAGGAACACGGAATCACCCCCAGGGCCCTGAAGAAAAACCTGGACAGCGTGCTGGCCAGAAACTCGGTCTCCACCTTCCACTTCGAGAAAAAGGAACGCGATGCAAGGGAACCGGACCCCGCCTACCTGACCAAGGAGCAAAAAGAGGAACTGATACGCAAAAAACGCAAGGACATGGAACGGGCCGCCAAGGACCTGGACTTTATGCAGGCGGCCAAATTGCGGGACGAAATAAAAGTGCTGCAGGAGAAAGCCTGA
- a CDS encoding TonB-dependent receptor family protein: MRRILFPLLALLFADAAAQQADSIQSGNTPLQPTIPLDEVILEAKVIFGSKFQARNRTGSSYYISPEEIRKFNYTDVNRTLRTVPGVNVYEEDGFGLRPNISLRGTSPERSAKITLMEDGVLIAPAPYSAPAAYYFPTIARMQAVEILKGSSQVQFGPYTTGGAINMISTEVPDQFGARLRTSYGSFQSGQLHALLGDSKKHFGYSVEYLNYNSNGFKNLDGGGDTGFDKNDLVAKFQVRINPEARLQQRLEFKFQYSDEVSDETYLGLTQEDFDASPFRRYVASAADRMDTEHSQFMLSHILDLGRSLRITTTGYRNQFERNWYKLNDVTLGGEREGIAGILENPQQFQPYYEVITGVADSPEDALGVKANNRAYLSTGVQTKLDYHWNGENTFHDLEAGLRYHFDEEDRFQWVDGYAIQSGTLVQTTEATRGTDANRISDARAFAAYAMYKFKTGDLTLTPGLRYENITLSRVNYGSSDPGRTGSDLSERENQVDVWIPGMGFNYNLGDVSVFGGVHKGFSPPGNQDGQDPEESINYELGTRFSLGGLSGEVVGFFNDYSNLLGSDLAATGGTGTLDQFNAGEVDVAGLELLLNYNFLPGNQNYQLPVTFGYTLTDSEFRNAFGSEDGLWGEVAEGDEMPYISRHQFHTSLGLEHSRFELHFNARYNGAFRTQAGQGSIPEDERVASNFILDFTGKYHITPNVSLQANVVNLLDETYAVARVPAGLRPGHPFGIYGGITLQY; encoded by the coding sequence ATGAGGCGTATTCTATTCCCCCTGCTGGCCCTCCTGTTCGCGGATGCGGCCGCCCAACAAGCCGATTCGATACAATCCGGCAACACCCCCCTGCAACCCACCATCCCACTGGATGAGGTAATCCTGGAAGCGAAGGTAATCTTTGGCAGTAAATTCCAGGCACGGAACCGCACGGGTTCCTCCTATTATATTTCCCCGGAAGAAATCCGCAAATTCAACTATACGGACGTCAACCGCACCCTGCGGACCGTCCCCGGGGTAAATGTGTACGAGGAAGATGGATTCGGGCTTCGCCCGAACATCAGCCTGCGGGGAACTTCCCCCGAGCGCAGCGCAAAAATTACACTGATGGAAGACGGGGTACTCATTGCCCCCGCTCCGTACAGCGCCCCGGCCGCCTATTACTTTCCCACGATCGCCCGTATGCAGGCGGTGGAAATCCTCAAAGGCAGCAGCCAGGTGCAATTCGGGCCCTATACCACGGGAGGTGCCATCAATATGATCAGCACCGAAGTGCCGGACCAGTTCGGCGCCCGGCTGCGCACCAGCTACGGAAGTTTTCAGAGCGGCCAGCTGCACGCCCTGCTGGGGGACAGTAAAAAGCATTTTGGATATTCCGTGGAGTACCTCAATTACAATTCAAACGGGTTCAAGAACCTGGATGGCGGCGGGGATACCGGCTTCGACAAGAACGACCTGGTCGCGAAATTCCAGGTCAGGATCAACCCGGAGGCCCGGTTGCAGCAACGGCTGGAATTCAAATTCCAGTATTCGGACGAGGTCTCTGATGAAACCTACCTGGGGCTGACCCAGGAGGATTTCGACGCAAGCCCCTTCCGCCGGTATGTCGCCTCAGCGGCAGACCGCATGGATACCGAACACAGCCAGTTTATGCTCTCCCATATCCTGGACCTGGGCCGATCCCTTCGCATTACCACCACGGGATACCGGAACCAATTTGAACGGAACTGGTACAAACTCAACGACGTCACCCTGGGAGGAGAGCGGGAAGGCATCGCGGGTATTCTGGAGAACCCGCAGCAGTTCCAACCCTATTACGAGGTGATTACCGGGGTCGCGGACAGCCCTGAAGATGCCCTGGGCGTCAAGGCCAACAACCGGGCCTACCTGAGTACCGGGGTACAGACCAAACTGGACTACCACTGGAATGGGGAAAATACGTTCCACGACCTGGAGGCCGGGCTCCGTTACCATTTTGACGAGGAAGACCGGTTCCAGTGGGTGGATGGGTACGCCATCCAAAGCGGTACGCTCGTGCAGACCACCGAGGCTACCCGGGGCACGGACGCCAACCGCATCAGCGATGCACGGGCCTTTGCAGCCTATGCCATGTACAAGTTCAAAACCGGCGACCTGACCCTTACCCCCGGATTGCGATATGAAAACATCACCCTTTCCCGGGTCAATTACGGGAGTTCGGACCCCGGACGTACCGGTTCGGACCTGAGCGAGCGGGAGAACCAGGTGGATGTGTGGATCCCCGGGATGGGCTTTAACTACAACCTGGGAGATGTATCCGTTTTCGGCGGCGTGCACAAAGGCTTTTCACCCCCCGGGAACCAGGATGGCCAGGATCCGGAAGAAAGCATCAACTACGAATTGGGGACCCGGTTTTCCCTGGGCGGCCTCTCGGGAGAAGTTGTCGGATTCTTCAACGACTACAGCAATTTGCTGGGAAGCGACCTGGCCGCCACCGGGGGCACGGGAACCCTGGACCAGTTCAACGCCGGGGAGGTGGACGTGGCAGGCCTGGAGCTCCTGCTGAATTACAATTTCCTGCCCGGGAACCAGAATTACCAGTTACCCGTTACTTTCGGGTATACGCTTACGGACTCCGAATTCCGGAACGCCTTTGGAAGCGAGGACGGACTTTGGGGTGAGGTAGCCGAAGGTGATGAAATGCCCTATATTTCCAGACATCAATTCCACACCTCCCTGGGGCTGGAGCACAGCCGTTTTGAACTCCACTTCAACGCGAGGTACAACGGGGCTTTCCGAACCCAG